A single genomic interval of Neisseria leonii harbors:
- a CDS encoding MFS transporter, whose product MFNRLNLSYFATTLGYWIALFFIPLVVLELTGSPLLMSVSYALDTLPYLLFTPIAGVVADKFDKKKLILLGEFCCFLAATVLFLLPFRAENAYLMIFLGFVISGFSAFHHPVFQSILPELYARQELPKVNGDIATISSLTGIIAPAVLGVLFAFLDNTRIALLIPLLYLLSAVSFWGIRYRFMPSEKPVRLISDNLEAVAYLKKQPVLMRYSYLFFFVNFGLRMILAALIWIYTVHFELTKSMAAYHYIFIGVMSIIGAKTAGRYIVGRYSADSVIFYSSAAIALLMFALLAFDHVLYLTFVWGWVSFFSMFIVVAYFTYRQTQTEHALLSRVVALTRLISYLAIAPAVMLSGWLLDTLGNQNRVYAVAGLVTLLPTVCLMGRKRSG is encoded by the coding sequence ATGTTCAACAGACTCAATCTTTCCTATTTCGCCACAACTTTGGGCTATTGGATTGCCTTATTTTTTATTCCGCTGGTGGTGTTGGAGCTGACCGGTTCGCCCTTATTGATGTCTGTTTCTTATGCTTTGGATACTCTGCCGTATCTGCTGTTTACGCCGATTGCCGGTGTGGTTGCCGATAAGTTCGACAAAAAGAAATTGATTTTGCTGGGTGAATTTTGCTGCTTTTTGGCAGCAACAGTGTTGTTTTTGCTGCCGTTTCGTGCCGAGAATGCCTATTTGATGATTTTTTTGGGTTTTGTGATTTCCGGTTTTTCCGCGTTTCACCACCCTGTGTTTCAGTCGATTTTGCCTGAACTGTATGCCAGACAGGAGCTGCCCAAGGTTAATGGCGATATTGCCACCATCAGCAGTCTGACAGGCATTATTGCCCCTGCGGTATTGGGCGTGCTGTTTGCGTTTTTGGACAATACCCGGATTGCTTTGCTGATACCGCTGCTGTACTTGTTGTCGGCGGTTTCGTTTTGGGGTATCCGCTACCGTTTTATGCCGTCTGAAAAGCCCGTCCGTCTCATCAGCGACAATCTCGAAGCCGTGGCATATCTGAAAAAACAGCCTGTTTTGATGCGGTATTCGTACCTGTTCTTTTTTGTCAATTTCGGGCTGCGTATGATTCTTGCCGCTTTGATTTGGATTTATACCGTGCATTTTGAGCTGACTAAAAGCATGGCGGCGTATCACTATATTTTTATCGGCGTGATGTCGATCATCGGTGCAAAAACGGCCGGCAGATACATCGTGGGCAGATACTCTGCCGACAGCGTGATTTTTTACTCGTCTGCCGCCATTGCCCTGCTGATGTTTGCTCTGCTGGCATTTGACCATGTGCTTTATCTCACCTTTGTTTGGGGTTGGGTGTCGTTTTTCTCGATGTTTATCGTAGTGGCGTATTTTACCTACCGTCAGACACAGACCGAACACGCCCTGCTCAGCCGTGTGGTTGCTCTGACCCGTCTGATTTCGTATTTGGCCATCGCCCCTGCGGTGATGCTCTCGGGCTGGCTGCTCGATACACTGGGCAATCAGAACAGGGTTTATGCCGTGGCAGGCTTGGTCACTTTATTGCCGACGGTGTGTTTGATGGGCAGGAAGCGCAGCGGCTGA
- a CDS encoding LysR family transcriptional regulator ArgP, producing MWDSKQLTALWAVTERGSFEAAAEQLDLTASAVSQRIRALEEETGFALVTRTRPCRATPQGQKILRFIRNLHWLEQDVRNELAQQNRPYEWPVATNYDSLETWLLPVLAEVARHEAVLPDVQADNEEHTHKLMNEGRVMAAVSTRPQAMAGCEVHHLGIQAYRLLAAPVFVERHFSDGLTKQAVQRAPLLMFDRKDEMQSAFLRRHFGVNTARCAKIYLPAATPFYHAVKLGLGYGMIPDWQSADDLAAGRLVDLNPGHTIDIHLYWHCWKAQSPRLARLNRLFVETARKVLVGQAAAV from the coding sequence ATGTGGGACAGTAAACAGCTTACTGCCTTGTGGGCGGTAACAGAGCGGGGCAGTTTCGAGGCGGCGGCCGAACAGTTGGATTTGACCGCTTCGGCCGTATCGCAGCGCATCCGGGCTTTGGAAGAAGAAACCGGTTTTGCACTGGTCACGCGCACCCGCCCGTGCCGGGCCACGCCGCAGGGGCAGAAAATACTGCGCTTTATCCGCAATCTGCACTGGCTGGAACAGGACGTACGCAACGAGCTGGCACAGCAGAACCGCCCGTACGAATGGCCGGTGGCGACGAATTACGATTCTCTGGAAACCTGGCTGCTGCCGGTGTTGGCCGAAGTGGCGCGGCACGAAGCCGTTCTGCCCGATGTGCAGGCGGATAATGAAGAGCATACCCACAAGCTGATGAATGAAGGGCGCGTGATGGCGGCGGTCAGCACCCGGCCGCAGGCGATGGCCGGGTGCGAGGTGCACCATCTGGGCATTCAGGCCTACCGGCTGCTGGCCGCACCGGTATTTGTCGAACGCCATTTTTCAGACGGCCTGACGAAGCAGGCCGTGCAGCGCGCGCCGCTATTGATGTTCGACCGCAAAGACGAAATGCAGTCGGCTTTCCTGCGCCGCCATTTCGGCGTGAATACGGCACGCTGTGCCAAAATCTATCTGCCGGCTGCTACGCCGTTTTACCATGCGGTCAAACTCGGTCTGGGTTACGGCATGATTCCCGACTGGCAGAGCGCGGACGATTTGGCAGCGGGCAGACTGGTTGATCTGAACCCCGGCCATACGATTGACATTCATCTTTATTGGCATTGCTGGAAAGCCCAGTCCCCGCGTCTGGCGCGCCTGAACAGGCTGTTTGTGGAAACGGCGCGCAAGGTGTTGGTGGGGCAGGCGGCGGCTGTTTGA
- a CDS encoding LysE/ArgO family amino acid transporter has product MQAFFSGLMITGGLITAIGAQNAFVLKQGLLKQHVGLIVLVCWLCDVLLIGAGVYGMSTLISDNLYAQTALAAAGGLFLLAYGCKSARSAWLGNHIMQLEAVSHTPPPAGKIVLATLALTLLNPHAYIDAMILIGGSAAGLPQAGKLHFLAGSLLASGIWFIAIGFGSRLMLPLFQRARTWRILDSLIAAMMLYLSYTLFRQIAQTWWV; this is encoded by the coding sequence ATGCAAGCATTTTTTTCGGGATTGATGATTACAGGCGGCCTGATTACGGCCATCGGCGCGCAAAACGCATTTGTGCTCAAACAAGGCCTGCTCAAACAGCACGTCGGACTGATTGTGCTGGTGTGCTGGCTGTGCGATGTGCTGCTGATCGGCGCGGGAGTGTACGGCATGAGTACGCTGATTTCGGACAACCTCTATGCCCAAACCGCGCTGGCGGCGGCAGGCGGCCTGTTTCTGCTGGCCTACGGCTGCAAAAGCGCGCGCTCGGCCTGGCTCGGCAACCATATCATGCAATTGGAGGCCGTCTCCCACACACCGCCCCCAGCCGGAAAAATCGTTCTGGCCACACTGGCACTGACCCTGCTCAACCCCCATGCCTATATCGATGCTATGATTCTCATCGGCGGTTCGGCTGCCGGTCTGCCGCAGGCGGGAAAACTGCACTTTCTGGCCGGTTCGCTGCTGGCCTCGGGCATTTGGTTTATCGCCATCGGTTTCGGCTCGCGACTGATGCTGCCGCTGTTTCAGCGCGCGCGCACCTGGCGGATTCTCGATTCGCTGATTGCGGCGATGATGCTGTATTTGTCCTACACCCTGTTCCGCCAGATTGCGCAGACGTGGTGGGTTTAG
- a CDS encoding Smr/MutS family protein — translation MQNQDIQQLLKQLGKQAKQESEQKAAQQAAEKKHREEAVDFRSLMGDAVPLKDTRRYIPPRDLSPIKPRVQDQDDETEYFYVGDGQWLDVPAAFSKNGQGQNDIRRLQSGHWAVAADVDLHGYTQEEAQQVLSEFIEFLKKRGVCGEIVHGSGLGSNGYRPVLKNLVRRWLMAHPDVLAYAEPHQGNDGAVRILIKRPRRED, via the coding sequence ATGCAGAATCAGGATATTCAGCAATTATTGAAACAGCTGGGCAAACAGGCCAAACAGGAAAGCGAACAGAAAGCGGCACAACAGGCGGCCGAAAAGAAACACCGCGAAGAAGCGGTGGATTTCCGTTCGCTGATGGGCGATGCTGTGCCGTTGAAAGACACGCGCCGTTATATACCGCCGCGCGATTTGTCGCCGATTAAGCCCAGAGTGCAGGATCAGGACGATGAAACCGAATATTTTTATGTCGGCGACGGCCAATGGCTCGATGTGCCCGCCGCGTTCAGCAAAAACGGACAGGGGCAGAACGATATCCGCCGTCTGCAAAGCGGGCATTGGGCGGTGGCGGCCGATGTGGATCTGCACGGTTATACGCAGGAAGAAGCGCAGCAGGTGCTGAGTGAATTTATCGAATTTTTGAAAAAGCGCGGCGTATGCGGCGAGATTGTCCATGGCAGCGGTTTGGGGTCGAACGGTTACCGGCCGGTGCTGAAAAATCTGGTGCGCCGCTGGCTGATGGCACACCCCGATGTGCTGGCTTATGCCGAGCCGCATCAAGGCAACGACGGCGCGGTGCGCATTTTAATCAAACGCCCGCGCCGCGAAGATTAA
- a CDS encoding YbaB/EbfC family nucleoid-associated protein, translating to MFGKAGLGGLMQQAQKMQENMKKAQAQLAQTEVSAEAGNGLVKVVMTCNHVVKSIDISPDLIAEAAEDKEMLEDLVLAAVNAAGEKAEQTTSQTMGAFTKGLPAGMGDFFK from the coding sequence ATGTTCGGAAAAGCCGGTTTGGGCGGCTTGATGCAGCAGGCCCAGAAAATGCAGGAAAATATGAAGAAAGCCCAAGCGCAATTGGCGCAGACCGAAGTCAGTGCCGAAGCGGGCAACGGCTTGGTAAAAGTGGTCATGACCTGCAACCATGTCGTCAAAAGCATCGACATCAGCCCCGATCTGATTGCCGAGGCGGCCGAAGACAAAGAAATGCTGGAAGATTTGGTGTTGGCCGCCGTGAATGCGGCAGGCGAAAAAGCCGAACAGACCACATCGCAAACCATGGGCGCATTCACCAAAGGCCTGCCTGCGGGTATGGGCGATTTCTTCAAATAA